One Pseudomonas tolaasii NCPPB 2192 genomic window carries:
- a CDS encoding ABC transporter permease: MNLLKSFKHPLALLGLLLVGGWVAVALFAPWLAPHSPLESFTPLLTPMTAGDDGASFLLGTDMIGRDILSRLIWGTRTVLFWSILATLTAFAVGIAMGLCAGYFNGWVDAVLSYVADTVLSFPVLVLYIVIIIALGASALNILIAVTFTSAPAIFRIMRALTIDIRSRDYVLSAITQGEGSLRIMLVEILPNCGGPLIVDFCLRIGYTAIMIGALGFLGLGLPPPTPDWGGMINDGRAMAITFPHLVIFPCIAISTLMLGLSLLADGLDEHAQQGARS, from the coding sequence ATGAACCTGCTTAAATCCTTCAAACACCCGTTGGCATTGCTCGGTTTGCTGTTGGTGGGCGGCTGGGTCGCAGTGGCGCTGTTCGCACCGTGGCTCGCGCCCCATAGCCCGCTGGAAAGCTTCACGCCATTGCTCACGCCGATGACGGCCGGGGATGACGGCGCGAGCTTCCTGCTCGGCACGGACATGATCGGCCGCGACATTCTCTCGCGGCTGATCTGGGGCACGCGCACCGTGCTGTTCTGGTCGATCCTCGCCACGCTCACCGCGTTTGCCGTGGGCATCGCCATGGGCTTGTGCGCTGGTTACTTCAACGGCTGGGTGGATGCCGTGTTGTCCTACGTGGCCGACACCGTGCTGTCGTTCCCGGTGCTGGTGCTGTACATCGTGATCATTATTGCCCTCGGCGCCTCGGCGCTGAACATCCTGATTGCGGTGACCTTCACCAGTGCGCCGGCGATTTTTCGCATCATGCGCGCGCTGACCATCGACATCCGTTCCCGTGACTACGTGCTCAGCGCCATCACCCAGGGCGAAGGCTCGCTGCGCATCATGCTGGTGGAGATCCTGCCCAACTGCGGCGGCCCGTTGATCGTCGATTTCTGCCTGCGCATCGGCTACACCGCGATCATGATCGGCGCCCTGGGCTTTCTCGGCCTCGGCCTGCCGCCGCCCACCCCGGACTGGGGCGGCATGATCAACGACGGCCGCGCCATGGCCATTACCTTCCCGCACCTGGTGATCTTCCCCTGCATCGCCATCTCCACCCTGATGCTCGGCCTGAGCCTGCTCGCCGACGGGCTGGATGAACACGCGCAGCAAGGCGCAAGGAGTTGA
- a CDS encoding ABC transporter permease, with protein MAHFLLRKLLMLLATLLSVSLIVFLALELNIEDVAINVLGPYSAADQRAAWLLEHGYNQPFVWRYVVWLKDFVTGDWGTSVYFREPVLKLLLPNLWQTLTLAGLALLVMVPVALTLGILAGVRQGSLIDRLVSFLSIVTTSIPDFASAVFVSAIFVFWLNWLPGVSSMSDGFSVVQLVLPLMVLCLFGIGYLARITRASMVEVMQAPYIRTARLKGASTTRIVLRHALRNVLIAPVTVIMLYIPWLLSNVIVVEVFFAYKGFGSMLYTASLNHDVYLIEACAMISGVVVGISKIFSDLAYTWLNPRITLRSLGGGSQ; from the coding sequence ATGGCTCATTTTCTGTTGCGCAAACTGCTGATGCTGCTGGCGACGCTGCTGTCGGTATCGCTGATTGTGTTCCTGGCCCTGGAACTCAATATCGAGGACGTGGCAATCAACGTCCTCGGCCCCTACTCCGCCGCCGACCAGCGCGCCGCCTGGCTGCTCGAACACGGCTACAACCAGCCGTTCGTGTGGCGCTATGTTGTGTGGCTCAAGGACTTTGTGACCGGCGACTGGGGCACCTCGGTGTACTTTCGCGAGCCGGTGCTCAAATTGCTGCTGCCCAACCTGTGGCAAACCCTGACCCTCGCCGGGCTGGCCTTGCTGGTGATGGTGCCCGTGGCGTTGACCCTGGGCATCCTGGCCGGCGTGCGCCAAGGCTCGCTGATCGACCGGCTAGTGTCATTTTTGTCGATCGTCACCACCTCGATTCCGGACTTCGCCAGCGCGGTGTTCGTCTCGGCGATCTTCGTGTTCTGGCTCAACTGGCTGCCGGGCGTGAGCAGCATGAGCGATGGGTTCAGCGTGGTGCAACTGGTGCTGCCGCTGATGGTGCTGTGCCTGTTCGGCATCGGCTACCTGGCGCGCATCACCCGGGCGTCGATGGTCGAGGTGATGCAGGCGCCGTATATCCGCACCGCTCGCCTCAAAGGTGCCTCGACCACACGCATCGTGCTGCGCCATGCCTTGCGCAATGTGCTGATCGCGCCGGTCACGGTGATCATGCTGTACATCCCGTGGCTGCTGTCCAACGTGATCGTGGTGGAGGTGTTTTTCGCCTACAAGGGCTTCGGCTCGATGCTTTACACCGCGTCCCTGAACCATGACGTCTACCTGATCGAAGCCTGCGCGATGATCAGCGGCGTGGTGGTGGGCATCAGCAAGATCTTCTCGGACCTGGCCTACACCTGGCTCAACCCGCGCATCACCCTGCGCAGTCTCGGCGGAGGCAGCCAATGA